A single Caretta caretta isolate rCarCar2 chromosome 2, rCarCar1.hap1, whole genome shotgun sequence DNA region contains:
- the UBE2W gene encoding ubiquitin-conjugating enzyme E2 W isoform X2: MASMQKRLQKELLALQNDPPPGMTLNEKSVQNSITQWIVDMEGAPGTLYEGEKFQLLFKFSSRYPFDSPQVMFTGDNIPVHPHVYSNGHICLSILTEDWSPALSVQSVCLSIISMLSSCKEKRRPPDNSFYVRTCNKNPKKTKWWYHDDTC; encoded by the exons ATGGCGTCCATGCAG AAGAGACTACAAAAAGAACTGTTGGCTTTGCAGAATGACCCACCTCCAGGAATGACTTTAAATGAAAAGAGTGTTCAAAATTCAATTACACA GTGGATCGTAGATATGGAAGGTGCTCCAGGTACATTATATGAAGGGGAGAAATTTCAACTTCTATTTAAGTTCAGTAGTCGATATCCCTTTGATTCTCCTCAG gTCATGTTTACTGGTGACAATATTCCTGTTCATCCTCATGTTTATAGCAATGGTCATATCTGTTTATCCATTCTAACAGAAGACTGGTCCCCAGCTCTCTCAGTGCAATCAGTTTGTCTTAGCATTATTAGCATGCTTTCCAGCTGCAAAGAAaag AGGCGACCTCCAGATAATTCATTTTATGTAAGAACATGTAACAAAaatccaaagaaaacaaaatggtgGTATCATG atgacACCTGTTGA
- the UBE2W gene encoding ubiquitin-conjugating enzyme E2 W isoform X1, giving the protein MASMQKRLQKELLALQNDPPPGMTLNEKSVQNSITQWIVDMEGAPGTLYEGEKFQLLFKFSSRYPFDSPQVMFTGDNIPVHPHVYSNGHICLSILTEDWSPALSVQSVCLSIISMLSSCKEKVFFLLQRRPPDNSFYVRTCNKNPKKTKWWYHDDTC; this is encoded by the exons ATGGCGTCCATGCAG AAGAGACTACAAAAAGAACTGTTGGCTTTGCAGAATGACCCACCTCCAGGAATGACTTTAAATGAAAAGAGTGTTCAAAATTCAATTACACA GTGGATCGTAGATATGGAAGGTGCTCCAGGTACATTATATGAAGGGGAGAAATTTCAACTTCTATTTAAGTTCAGTAGTCGATATCCCTTTGATTCTCCTCAG gTCATGTTTACTGGTGACAATATTCCTGTTCATCCTCATGTTTATAGCAATGGTCATATCTGTTTATCCATTCTAACAGAAGACTGGTCCCCAGCTCTCTCAGTGCAATCAGTTTGTCTTAGCATTATTAGCATGCTTTCCAGCTGCAAAGAAaag gttttttttctaTTGCAGAGGCGACCTCCAGATAATTCATTTTATGTAAGAACATGTAACAAAaatccaaagaaaacaaaatggtgGTATCATG atgacACCTGTTGA